The Caldisericia bacterium genomic sequence TGTAAAGTCCCTTTCATCTGAAGATGTAAAAGAGATTGGATACAAACTTATACTTGTAAATACATATCATCTCTATCTCCAACCGGGAGAGGAGATAATAAAAAAGGCTGGTGGGGTTAAGAATTTTATGAACTGGGATGAGCTTGTTCTCTCTGATTCTGGTGGTTTTCAGGTGCTCTCCCTTTCAGAGATAAGAAAGATAAGGGACGACGGTGTGGAGTTTAAATCCTTTCTTGATGGTTCCACCCATTTCTTTACTCCAGAATCCACTGTAAAATTTCAGGAACTTCTCGGTGTGGATATAATGATGACGCTGGATATATGTCCTCCATATGGAGTGGATTTCCACGAACTCAAGAAGTTCTCACTGATGAGTGTGGATTGGGCAATAAGGGGGAAAAGAGTGAAGGATAAAGAGAGAGGAGATCTATTTGCTGTTGTTCAGGGAGGGCTTGACATAAATTTAAGAAAGTTGTGCATGGATAAACTTGAGGAAGAGGGTTTTCCTGGCTACGGGATTGGAGGATTATCCATTGGAGAGCCATGGGAGGAGACAAGGGAGCTTCTAAAAGAGTTTGTTCCATACATGCCAGAGAATAAACCGAGATATTTTATGGGACTGGGAGATCCAATTAGAATAATGGATGCAGTGGAGGCTGGAGTTGACATGTTTGATTGTGTTTTCCCAACAAGAATTGCAAGAAACAGAACTCTCCTTACAAAGAATGGAAGGATGAGGATAACAAAGAGTGATTACAGGGATGACTTTAGACCGATTGAAGAGGATTGCAATTGTTTTACATGTAAAAACTACACAAGGGCATATTTAAATCACCTCTTCAAGGCAAAGGAACTTCTCGCACCACGACTTGCAACAATCCATAACCTAACATTTATGTACAACTTTATGAAAGATCTAAGAAGAGCAATAAAAGAGGATAGATTTTACGAGTTTAAGAAGGAATTTTTAGCTAAGTTTGTAAATAGGTCTTAATCCTTATCCTTTACTATATAGATCTTCTCCCCGTCCTTTACCATCTTCAGGTTCTCTTTAGCCCACCTTTCAACATACTCATCTGTTTTAGATTCAATTAGTTCATTTTTCAATCTTACAATCTCTTCCCTTTCAATCTCCATCTCTCTTTTTATTTGAGTGATCTCTCTTTTTAGACTTACAAGTTTTAATATGGGTACTGAAAAGTAGTAAAGGGAGAAAATTATTATGACAATAAAGATTGCTGCCTCTATCTCCCTTCTCCTTTTCTTAAATTGTTCCTCCATTATAGTCTCTCCACTCTTAACAGGTTTGTTCCACCTGCCACTCCAGGAATTACACCAGAAAGATACACGACCAAATCTCCCTTCTTTACAAATGGTGATTTCTTTGTCTCAAGGGAAATTTTTTCCACCATATCCTGAGTATTCTTAAATCTCTCCACCACTACAGGATAAACACCCCAGTAAATAGATAAAAGTTTTGCCACCTTTTCACATGGAGTGATGGCAAGTATTGGAACATTTGGTCTGAATCTTGAGATTCTTATGGCAGTCTTTCCTGTTTCTGTTGCGGTGACTATTAAGGATGCTTTTGTGTTGAGTGCAACAAAGACACCAGCATAGCTTATGGAATCTGGTATAACTGCTGAGACTACTCTTTCCATCTCCATAATTCTTTTTTCATAAGGTAGTTCCGGCTCCACTCTCTCTGCTATTCTTCTCATAACCCTTACCGCCTCTACTGGATACTTACCAGAGGCAGTCTCTCCTGAAAGCATTACTGCGTCTGTTCCATCAAAAATTGCATTGGTTATATCCGAAACCTCTGCTCTTGTGGGATAGGGTCTTTCAATCATTGAATCAAGCATCTGGGTGGCAGTTATTGAGAATTTTCCCTTTCTCAAAGCTCTCTTTATTATCCTCTTTTGAAGTAGAGCAACCTCTTCAATTGGTGCTTCAATTCCAAGGTCCCCTCTTGCAACCATAACTCCATCGGAGGCATCAATTATTTCATCAAGGTTTTTTATTGCCTCATACTTCTCAATCTTTGCAACAATTGGTATTTTTTTTCCTTTGCTCTCTATAATCTTCCTCAAAGAAATAATGTCATGAGCTTTCCTTACAAAGGAGAGGGCAAAGAAGTCAACAGCCATCTCAATTCCAAAGTCAATATCAACTCTATCCTTTTCTGTTATGGATGAAATTTTGAGTTCCGCTCCTCTAACATTTATCCCCTTTCTGTTCTTCAGTATTCCACCCCTTATAACCTTTGTCTTTATATTCTCTCCATCTGTTTCAACAACCTCAAGCTCAAGGGCGCCATCATCAAGAAGAAGACGAACTCCAGGATGAACATCTTTCGGAAGTTCTTTATAGGATACAGATACAATTTTTTCATTTCCCAAGATATCCTTTGAAGTCAGGATAAACTCATTCCCCTCTTTTAATTCAATCTCTCCTTTCTCAAATTCTCCAACCCTTATCTTTGGTCCCTGAAGGTCCATAAGAATTGATATATTTTTATTTAATTTTTTTGAAAGTTTCCTTACAATCTCTATCCTTTCTCTGTGTTCCTCATGTGTTCCATGGGATGCATTTATTCTGAATACATTAACTCCTTCTTTTATCAATTCCTCTATGACGCTCTCTTTAGAAGATGAGGGTCCAAGAGTTGCAACAATCTTTGTTCTCTTCATACTTACCACCTTCTCCAATAGTCATTATAATAGTAATCTCTTCTCCTTCTTCCACCCATGAGAATGATTAATGCTATGCCAGCTACAAATCCACCCACATGTGCCCAGAAAGCTATGCCTGTTCCAAGTCTTCCAAAGGAGGTGAATGCAGGAATAAGCTGCATTAAAAACCATATTCCAAGGAATACGAATGCAGGCACCGGTATTATGGTTACATAGAAAAAGAGGAAGGTAAGGGCGAGGACTTTTGCATTTGGATAGAGATAGAAGTATGCCCCCATAACTCCTGCTATCGCCCCTGATGCTCCAATGGTGGGAATCATGGATGAGGCATACATTATTGAGTGAATAAGACCAGCAAGGATTCCAGAGAGAAGGTAGAACAATATAAACTTAGCTGGTCCAAGGAAATTCTCAACATTATCACCAAAGATCCAAAGATACAGCATATTTCCTATTATATGGGCAAAATTTCCGTGAAGAAACATTGATGTTATAAGTGTTAGATACTCCATTCCTCCAAAGGTGAACAATCTTTTAGGCACAATTCCCCATTTGTATATGAGCATGTGAAGGTTTGGATTTAACATTTCATATATGAAAACAATTACATTTATTATTATAAGTGTAACAGTAACATATGGAAACCTCCTTCTCGGGTTTATTTCCAATATGGTTATAATATATTCTCCTCCTTCTTACCAAAGTTTCCTTCCATATAACCATTTTACACTAATAATTATTTAATTTACAAGTTTAAGGAGATTTGAAATTCCAAATTTTTATTTTTGTGGTATTATATTTTTGTTTTATTATGAAAAATCTGATATAATTTATTGTCAGTTGGATTATAAGGAGGATAGAAGATGAGAGAGATAAGACTTATAGAGAACAGTTTCTTAAGAGATGATATTCCTGACTTTAAACCCGGTGATACCCTAAGGGTTCATATAAAGATAAAGGAAGGAAACAAGGAGAGAATTCAGGTTTTTGAAGGAATATGTATTGCAAGAAGGGGAAGTGGAACAAGAGAAACCTTTACAGTGAGGAAGTATTCCTTCGGAGTTGGTGTTGAAAAAGTTTTTCCGCTGAATTCCCCAACCATTGAGAAGATTGAAGTTGTAAGATACGGAGATGTAAAGAGAGCCAAACTCTACTATTTGAGAGGTTTGAGAGGAAAGAAGGCAAGAGTTAAGGAGAAAGTCAAAGTAAAGAAACAGAAGAAGAAAGTTGTTGAAGAAAAGATAGAGAAACCTCCCGAGGCTGAAGAGAATTTAGAAAATAAAGAGGCTGAAGAGATTTCACAGAAAGAAGAGGAAGAGACTAAGGAATAGTATGCATGAGTAAAACCTTCAAAGAGGTTGTAAGCTGGATTCTAACCTTTGCCATTGCATTT encodes the following:
- the tgt gene encoding tRNA guanosine(34) transglycosylase Tgt — translated: MLEFKVKKRFGNIRLGELKIGDIVVETPVFMPVGTQATVKSLSSEDVKEIGYKLILVNTYHLYLQPGEEIIKKAGGVKNFMNWDELVLSDSGGFQVLSLSEIRKIRDDGVEFKSFLDGSTHFFTPESTVKFQELLGVDIMMTLDICPPYGVDFHELKKFSLMSVDWAIRGKRVKDKERGDLFAVVQGGLDINLRKLCMDKLEEEGFPGYGIGGLSIGEPWEETRELLKEFVPYMPENKPRYFMGLGDPIRIMDAVEAGVDMFDCVFPTRIARNRTLLTKNGRMRITKSDYRDDFRPIEEDCNCFTCKNYTRAYLNHLFKAKELLAPRLATIHNLTFMYNFMKDLRRAIKEDRFYEFKKEFLAKFVNRS
- a CDS encoding septum formation initiator family protein, with the translated sequence MEEQFKKRRREIEAAIFIVIIIFSLYYFSVPILKLVSLKREITQIKREMEIEREEIVRLKNELIESKTDEYVERWAKENLKMVKDGEKIYIVKDKD
- the pyk gene encoding pyruvate kinase codes for the protein MKRTKIVATLGPSSSKESVIEELIKEGVNVFRINASHGTHEEHRERIEIVRKLSKKLNKNISILMDLQGPKIRVGEFEKGEIELKEGNEFILTSKDILGNEKIVSVSYKELPKDVHPGVRLLLDDGALELEVVETDGENIKTKVIRGGILKNRKGINVRGAELKISSITEKDRVDIDFGIEMAVDFFALSFVRKAHDIISLRKIIESKGKKIPIVAKIEKYEAIKNLDEIIDASDGVMVARGDLGIEAPIEEVALLQKRIIKRALRKGKFSITATQMLDSMIERPYPTRAEVSDITNAIFDGTDAVMLSGETASGKYPVEAVRVMRRIAERVEPELPYEKRIMEMERVVSAVIPDSISYAGVFVALNTKASLIVTATETGKTAIRISRFRPNVPILAITPCEKVAKLLSIYWGVYPVVVERFKNTQDMVEKISLETKKSPFVKKGDLVVYLSGVIPGVAGGTNLLRVERL
- a CDS encoding rhomboid family intramembrane serine protease gives rise to the protein MITILEINPRRRFPYVTVTLIIINVIVFIYEMLNPNLHMLIYKWGIVPKRLFTFGGMEYLTLITSMFLHGNFAHIIGNMLYLWIFGDNVENFLGPAKFILFYLLSGILAGLIHSIMYASSMIPTIGASGAIAGVMGAYFYLYPNAKVLALTFLFFYVTIIPVPAFVFLGIWFLMQLIPAFTSFGRLGTGIAFWAHVGGFVAGIALIILMGGRRRRDYYYNDYWRRW
- the rplS gene encoding 50S ribosomal protein L19 → MREIRLIENSFLRDDIPDFKPGDTLRVHIKIKEGNKERIQVFEGICIARRGSGTRETFTVRKYSFGVGVEKVFPLNSPTIEKIEVVRYGDVKRAKLYYLRGLRGKKARVKEKVKVKKQKKKVVEEKIEKPPEAEENLENKEAEEISQKEEEETKE